In Marinobacter sp. M3C, the genomic stretch CAAAGGTGCGCGGCTACCTACGATCTGGTTTACATGCATCATGCGATTCGGCGTCACCTTTTCAAAATAAATCACTACATCACCTTCCCTAATCGTGAGATTGATAGTTTCGCCCAGTCGGTCACACAATTCCCGCATGTAAGGCAGCGAGACCCCTCGCAGGTCAATATCCGAATGCAGACAATTGCTCAACTGCAGCAATTTCTGGCCCAGACGGTACCGTAGCAGACGGTTTGAAAGTGCCGTTGAAGGAACTGACCTGGCATTTTGTAAGCCATTTCGTCTCAGACATTTTCACGGCGACCGAGGAGGAAATCATCGACGCCATGAAGCTGACCTGGAAACGAATGAAGATTGTTATCGAGCCCAGCTGCGCAGTTCCCCTGGCCGCCATACTGAAAAACCCCGAGATCTTCCGGGGTAAACGGGTGGGCGTGATCATCACCGGCGGAAATGTGGATCTGGACACACTTCCCTGGACCTAAAAAAAACATCGATTAGGAGGCATACCATGACAACATTTATACGCCCTGAAGAACTGGAAGTTGGTTACAACATCCCCGCCGCCATTGGCATGGACGAAAGCGAGATTCAGACCCCGTGCCTGATCCTCGATCTGGACGCACTCGAGCACAACATCAAGAAAATGG encodes the following:
- a CDS encoding pyridoxal-phosphate dependent enzyme codes for the protein MKELTWHFVSHFVSDIFTATEEEIIDAMKLTWKRMKIVIEPSCAVPLAAILKNPEIFRGKRVGVIITGGNVDLDTLPWT